A region of the Clostridium sp. AN503 genome:
GCAGGGGCACACATCCACTTCGATGTGATCCGCAATATCCTGCTTGTACTGCTTGCGATCTACCTGGCAAAAACCTTTACCCAGATTATAGGGTCTTTCTGCCTGACCAACTCAATCCAAAGCTCCATGCATGATCTCCGGGGCGCAGTACAGGACAAGATACGCCGCCTTCCAGTCCGGTATTTTGACAACGAGACCTTCGGTGATGTGCTGAGCCGGGTGACCAATGATGTGGAGGCTGTGTCCAATGCCCTGCAGCAGAGCTTTACCCAGGTGGTGACCGGAGTATTGACACTGATCCTTGCCATGTCCATGATGGTCTCCATCAATCCATGGATGGCGCTGGTGGCATTCCTGATCATCCCGTTCAGTATCCTGATCAGCCGGGGCGTGGTGCGCATCAGCCAGGGACAGTTCAAGGCGCAGCAGGACGCCCTTGGTGATATGAACGGTACCATCACGGAGCTTTACACCGGTTACAATGAGATCCTGCTGTTTGGACAGCAGGAGCAGGCGGAGGCCCGGTTCGAGGAGATCAACGGAAAACTTCAGAAACATGCATTTAAGGCCCAGTTCCTGTCTTCCATGATGAGCCCGCTGATCTCACTGACTGCATACTTAAGTATCGGCGTTGCTGCAGTGACCGGCTGTTTTCTGATCCTTGCCGGTTCCCTGACTGTGGGCAACTTACAGGCCTTTATCCGATATATCTGGCAGGTCAATGATCCGCTGACCCAGGTCTCCCAGCTCTCCTCCCAGATCCAGGCAGCATTTGCAGGCATGAAACGCATCGTGGAGTTTTTAGATGAACCGGAAGAAATAGAGGTTCCTGCACACAAACGGCTTCCCGGACCAGCCAGGGGCGAGGTCACCTTTGAGCACGTCAGCTTTGCTTATGACAGCGCCCCCGTCATCCGGGATTTCAACATCACAGTAAAAAGCGGGCAGATGGTTGCGATCGTAGGAGCTACCGGCGCAGGGAAAACCACTCTCATCAACCTGCTTTTACGGTTCTATGACGTGAGCGGCGGCCGTATCCTCATCGACGGAGTGGACATCCGGGACTTAAACCGGGAGGAGCTGCGGTCCATGTTCGGCATGGTGCTGCAGGACACCTGGCTGTTCTCAGGCACGATCTTCGATAACATCCGGTACGGGAATCTGTCCGCCAGAAAGGATGAGGTGATCGACGCTGCCAGAATGGCCGGCGTCCACCACTTTATCCGCACGCTCCCCCAGGGTTATAATATGGAGATCAACGAGGAAGGCAGCAATATTTCCCAGGGTGAGAAACAGCTTTTAACCATCGCCAGGGCAATCCTCAAAAACCCGCGTATCATGATCCTGGACGAGGCTACCTCTTCTGTGGACACCCGCCTGGAAAAAATGCTCCAGAACGCCATGTACACTGTACTGAAGGACCGGACCAGCTTCGTAATCGCCCACCGCCTGTCTACGATCCGGAATGCCGATCTGATTCTGGTATTGGAAAATGGAGACATCGCCGAGATGGGTACCCACGAAAGCCTTATGGCTCAGAATGGAAGCTACAGCAGACTGTATAATTCGCAGTTTGCCTGGGGAGTGGAATAAGGCTTGCCTGAGCAGCTAAAGAAGTCATGATCGAAAACTGGATCAAATATATAAAAAGGTCAGGATAAGACATGCTTGCTTATCCTGGCCTTTTTATCACTACGTTTATTATTCACCACGAAATACGATCTCACCTGTAGCCGGATCCATACTCTCTACGATCGCAAGGGACTCCAAATGCACGCCCTCTGCCCTGAGGATATCTCCTCCTGTCTGAAATCCTTTTTCTATCACAATACCGGCTCCCACCAGAGTCGCACCGGAATCCCGCACCAGACTCGCAAGGCCCTGCAGCGCCTTCCCGTTCGCCAGAAAATCATCAATCAGCAGCACTTTGTCCTCTGGCCTCAAGTATTCTTTAGAAACGATAATGTCATAGACACGGCCATGGGTAAAGGATTCTACCTTTGTAGTGTACACATCGCCGTCAATGTTCTTCGTCTGTGTCTTCTTCGCAAACACCACGGGCACATCAAAACACTCTGCCACTACACATGCGATCCCAATGCCGGACGCCTCGATGGTCAGAATCTTTGTAACCTCATCTTCTTCAAATCTCCTCCGGAACTCTTTTCCAATCTCCCGGAAAAGGCTTACATCCATCTGATGGTTCAGAAAACTGTCTACCTTCAGAACATTTCCCTGTCTGATCTTTCCGTCCTTCCGGATCCTGTCTTTCAACAACTGCATCTTTGGTGTCCTCCGCAATCTACTGATATTTTTTTATTGTACTTCGGCATGCATCGCTTTGCAAGTATTTCTTTTAAAAATAGGGGATAGTACGGTTCCAAATTTATTTCCAGTCCCGGCAGTCCTCCTGGATATCAATATCTTTAAGTTCTTCCGGGTTCTCTACCTGGTACAGGCGGACCTGTCCTGGGTGCTGGTTTAATATCTTCCGTCCGCCTGCATCACCCTTTAAGGATTTGAGCTGTGAAAAATAAGCGGAGGAAAACCAGGCAGGGTTTCCCAGATGAGTATCACAGCGGACACAGCCAAGCTGTGCGTTCTCCTGCTCCATCCGGCTGAGAAAATGATCCATGGTCTCCTCTGAAAGGTACGGCTGATCTGCCACAAAAAATGCACATGCATCTGCCGGCTCTACAGTTTCCGCCCACTCCACTCCGGCTCGGACGGAGTGGGAGATCCCATTTTCACTGTCGGGGGAATCTACAGCTGCCACGGAAAAGTGCTCCATCCTATCCAGAATCTCTTTATAGCGGGTTACCACACACAGCTTCCGGTTTTCCCGGGTGCTGCACACCCGGATCAGCTTTTCCAGGCCATGGAGATACAGGGGCTTTCCCTGATATGGGTGGAGCAGCTTATTGGCGCCGAACCTCCGGCCGCTTCCCGCCGCCAGATAAATCACTGCTATATTCATTTCTTTTCTTTCTCCAGCAATGCCATGGCGATCTTTTCACTGGTGATGGGAAGCTCTCTGAACCAGACGCCGGTGGCGTTAAAGATCGCGTGGGCCAGGGCCGGGGCCGGGGTATTGATCACGATCTCTCCGATGGATTTGGCGCCAAAGGGGCCGGAGGGCTCGAAGCTGCTCTCAAACTCTACCCGGAGCTTTCCCATATCCAGGCGGGTGGGAAGCTTGTACTGCATAAAGGAATTGTTCTTCATGCGTCCATCTGCTGAGTACTGGACATCTTCATAGAGCGCCATGCCGATCCCCTGCACGATACCGCCCTCAGTCTGGACCCTCGCCAGATTGGGGTTGATGACAGTGCCGCAGTCCACCACGGCGGCATAGTCCAAAATCTCTACTGCGCCGGTTTCTTTGTCCAGCTCGACCTCCACGGCTCCTGCCATGAAGGGGGGCGGGGAAACGGGGGAGCTGTTGGTCTCTGTCACCTGCAGGGCTTCTGTGCTGCCGCACATAGATCTGGTCCCGATCTCTTTTAAGTCCACGGCAGTTCCAGTAGGGAGATGTTTCACGGCGGCGCCGTCAAACTCGGTCTCATCTTCCGGAACCTGTAAGATCTGCGCCCCAAGCAGGCGGATCTTCTCCTGCAGCCTCTGACATGCTTTTTCCACTGCTTTTCCCGTGATATAGGTGGTGCTGGAGGCATAGGAACCGGAATCATAGGGGGAGGTGTCGGTATCGGCTCCTGATACCATGATCTGGTCAAGACTGCAGTTCATGCACTCCGCCGCCATCTGCGCCAGGATCGTGTCACAGCCGGTTCCCATATCAGCTGCCGCAATGGACAGGGTATAGATCCCGTCTTCATTCAATTTTATCGTGGCAGATCCCACATCCACACCGGAGATACCGGAGCCCTGCATGGCCATGGCGATGCCTACGCTCCTGGCTTTTCCGTTTCCCATATCCCGGCAGGGGTATTTTTCGTCCCAGCCGATCATTTCCTTTGCCCGGGCAAGGCACCGGTCAAGAGCACAGCTCTCCGTACGCTCTCCGTAGTAGGCAGGCATCACCTGGCCCTGGCGCACCATATTCATCTCACGCAGCTTTATGGGATCTATGTGGAGCCTGGCGGCCAGTTCGTTTACCGCGCTCTCCACAGCGAAGATCCCCTGGGTGGCCCCGTAGCCGCGGTAAGCTCCTGCGGACATGGTGTTGGTATATACCACATCGTAGGCGAACCGGTACGCCTCCAGTTCTCCGTACAGAGGAATGGATTTGTGTCCGGAAAGACCTACGGTGGTGGGACCATGTTCGCCGTATGCGCCGGTGTTGGACAGCGTATAGACATCAATGGCACGGATCCGTCCGTCCTGGTCCGCCCCGGCCCGCACGGTCACTTCCATCTCGTGACGGGGGGAGGATGCGGTCTGGGACTCCTCCCTCGTAAAGATCATCATGGATGGCTTCCCGGTCTTCCAGGTGACAAACGCCGGAAATACCTCTGCCACCACGGTCTGCTTTGCGCCAAATCCACCGCCGATCCGCGGCTTGGATACCCGGATCTTTGACTTGGGGATCCCCAGTGCATTGGAAATGATCCTGCGCACATGGAAGACGATCTGAGTAGAGCTGACAATATTCAGCCGTCCATATGCGTCAATACTGCACGCCGTCCGGAAGGTCTCCATCATGGCCTGCTGGTTGGCTTTTGTGTGATAGGTGTGCTCCACCACCACATCACAGTCTGCCAGGACCGCATCCACGTCTCCTGAGCCAGATGTGTCGCTGGCGCATAGATTCCTCTGATTGTCCGCCCCTACCGGGCAGAGCGCCTTCCAGTTCTCCTCCGGATGGACAAGCGGCTTCTGATCCTTCGCTTTGTGGAAATCCAGGATCGCCGGGAGCACCTCGTATTCTGCCTTCAGCATCCGGAGCGCCTGATCTACCGCCGCCTCGCTGGTTCCCGCCACGATCGCCACCGGGTCTCCCACGTAGCGGACATGGCAGTCCAGGATCAGACGGTCATAGGGGCTGGGCTCCGGGTAGGTCTGCCCTGCCATGGTAAAACGCTCCTGGGGCACATCCTCCCAGGTATAGACCCCCTCGATCCCCGGGATTTTCCTGGCCGCGTCGGTTTTGACAGAGATCACATTGGCATTGGCGTGAGGACTTCTGAGTACCTTGACCACCAGATAATCCTTCGGTGTGATATCGTCCAGAAATACAGGTTTTCCTGTCACAAGCGTCATGGCGTCTTTCTTCATCACCGGCTGGTTCACAAGCTTCATGAGCGTCCTCCCTTCTTCCATGCCAGATATTCCCGGATTCCCCGAAGCTGCCCCTCATATCCGGAACAGCGGCACAGATTTCCTGCCAGATATTCTTTGATCTCCTCGTCTGTGGGATCTTCATTTTCCCGGAACAGGGCAATGGCGTTCATGATCATACCGGGATTGCAGAAACCGCACTGCTCGGCTCCCTGACCCGCGATAAACGCTCCGAACTCCTCCGCCTCCTTCTGTAGTCCCTCCAGCGTATCGATCCGGTGTCCGTCGGCCCTTGCCGCCAGCACGGAACAGGAAAGCACCGGCTTTTCATCCATAAACACCGTGCAAAGCCCGCAGTTTGAGGTCTCGCACCCCCGCTTTACGCTCTTGCAGCCATGAGCTCTGACAAAATCGATCAGGAGCAGGTCTGCGGCTATCTCTTCCTCTGTCTTTTTCCCATTTAATATCACTGAAATCCTCATTTCACGCCGCCCCCCTTTTTTATATCCTGTAATCCGGTCAATCCCCGGCGGATCAGTACCTCAGCCAGGTGCGTCCGGTACGCCGCGCTTGCGCGCATATTGCTTTCCATTAAAATCTGTCTGCTCAGATCCTCTGCACAGGCGGCAATCTCCCCGGCGGCGGCATTTCCTTTCCACAGGCCTGAACAAAGCTCCTCCGGCAGCGGATAGCGGCGCGCCCTTGCCGGTCTCGCTCCCACCACGGCCCAGCCAGAATTCGCAAAACAGGTGAGCGCGCAGGTCAATACCGGGAAATCCGTCCTGGTATTGCGGTGAGACAGATAGATGCATTTTAAAGGAGTCTTATGAATGATCACGCGCACAAGGATATCTCTGTCATCCCTGCTAATGGGACGTTTAGCAAAGTCTGCCAGGGACATCCTGCCGCCCTTATAAAGCTCCACCTCCGCATCCAAAGCCAGCAGCATGGTCAGCACATCAGAAAATCCGTACCGTCCAAACAAGCTGCCTCCCACCGTGGCAAG
Encoded here:
- a CDS encoding FAD binding domain-containing protein — encoded protein: MEGTKEVLKIKEYVKAESMEHAWELNQKRSAKILGGMLWLKMSSQNIQTAVDLSGLGLDQIEETEDAFTIGCMATLRQMELHPGLAAYTAGAMAESVRHIVGVQFRNLATVGGSLFGRYGFSDVLTMLLALDAEVELYKGGRMSLADFAKRPISRDDRDILVRVIIHKTPLKCIYLSHRNTRTDFPVLTCALTCFANSGWAVVGARPARARRYPLPEELCSGLWKGNAAAGEIAACAEDLSRQILMESNMRASAAYRTHLAEVLIRRGLTGLQDIKKGGGVK
- a CDS encoding xanthine phosphoribosyltransferase codes for the protein MQLLKDRIRKDGKIRQGNVLKVDSFLNHQMDVSLFREIGKEFRRRFEEDEVTKILTIEASGIGIACVVAECFDVPVVFAKKTQTKNIDGDVYTTKVESFTHGRVYDIIVSKEYLRPEDKVLLIDDFLANGKALQGLASLVRDSGATLVGAGIVIEKGFQTGGDILRAEGVHLESLAIVESMDPATGEIVFRGE
- a CDS encoding molybdopterin cofactor-binding domain-containing protein; amino-acid sequence: MKLVNQPVMKKDAMTLVTGKPVFLDDITPKDYLVVKVLRSPHANANVISVKTDAARKIPGIEGVYTWEDVPQERFTMAGQTYPEPSPYDRLILDCHVRYVGDPVAIVAGTSEAAVDQALRMLKAEYEVLPAILDFHKAKDQKPLVHPEENWKALCPVGADNQRNLCASDTSGSGDVDAVLADCDVVVEHTYHTKANQQAMMETFRTACSIDAYGRLNIVSSTQIVFHVRRIISNALGIPKSKIRVSKPRIGGGFGAKQTVVAEVFPAFVTWKTGKPSMMIFTREESQTASSPRHEMEVTVRAGADQDGRIRAIDVYTLSNTGAYGEHGPTTVGLSGHKSIPLYGELEAYRFAYDVVYTNTMSAGAYRGYGATQGIFAVESAVNELAARLHIDPIKLREMNMVRQGQVMPAYYGERTESCALDRCLARAKEMIGWDEKYPCRDMGNGKARSVGIAMAMQGSGISGVDVGSATIKLNEDGIYTLSIAAADMGTGCDTILAQMAAECMNCSLDQIMVSGADTDTSPYDSGSYASSTTYITGKAVEKACQRLQEKIRLLGAQILQVPEDETEFDGAAVKHLPTGTAVDLKEIGTRSMCGSTEALQVTETNSSPVSPPPFMAGAVEVELDKETGAVEILDYAAVVDCGTVINPNLARVQTEGGIVQGIGMALYEDVQYSADGRMKNNSFMQYKLPTRLDMGKLRVEFESSFEPSGPFGAKSIGEIVINTPAPALAHAIFNATGVWFRELPITSEKIAMALLEKEKK
- a CDS encoding 2Fe-2S iron-sulfur cluster-binding protein; this translates as MRISVILNGKKTEEEIAADLLLIDFVRAHGCKSVKRGCETSNCGLCTVFMDEKPVLSCSVLAARADGHRIDTLEGLQKEAEEFGAFIAGQGAEQCGFCNPGMIMNAIALFRENEDPTDEEIKEYLAGNLCRCSGYEGQLRGIREYLAWKKGGRS
- a CDS encoding nucleotidyltransferase family protein gives rise to the protein MNIAVIYLAAGSGRRFGANKLLHPYQGKPLYLHGLEKLIRVCSTRENRKLCVVTRYKEILDRMEHFSVAAVDSPDSENGISHSVRAGVEWAETVEPADACAFFVADQPYLSEETMDHFLSRMEQENAQLGCVRCDTHLGNPAWFSSAYFSQLKSLKGDAGGRKILNQHPGQVRLYQVENPEELKDIDIQEDCRDWK
- a CDS encoding ABC transporter ATP-binding protein — translated: MRKNIKDIIKLLGRLRPFLSPYQVPFVTAILMSVASVAAITTAPRIEGMITSRLAADLADMASGVAGAHIHFDVIRNILLVLLAIYLAKTFTQIIGSFCLTNSIQSSMHDLRGAVQDKIRRLPVRYFDNETFGDVLSRVTNDVEAVSNALQQSFTQVVTGVLTLILAMSMMVSINPWMALVAFLIIPFSILISRGVVRISQGQFKAQQDALGDMNGTITELYTGYNEILLFGQQEQAEARFEEINGKLQKHAFKAQFLSSMMSPLISLTAYLSIGVAAVTGCFLILAGSLTVGNLQAFIRYIWQVNDPLTQVSQLSSQIQAAFAGMKRIVEFLDEPEEIEVPAHKRLPGPARGEVTFEHVSFAYDSAPVIRDFNITVKSGQMVAIVGATGAGKTTLINLLLRFYDVSGGRILIDGVDIRDLNREELRSMFGMVLQDTWLFSGTIFDNIRYGNLSARKDEVIDAARMAGVHHFIRTLPQGYNMEINEEGSNISQGEKQLLTIARAILKNPRIMILDEATSSVDTRLEKMLQNAMYTVLKDRTSFVIAHRLSTIRNADLILVLENGDIAEMGTHESLMAQNGSYSRLYNSQFAWGVE